A window of Acinetobacter sp. TR3 contains these coding sequences:
- a CDS encoding DUF2238 domain-containing protein: MNQPKILFLAAIILILLLLLSGLQPYDRATWLMEVVPVLVVLPILFATYSRFSLTNLLYSLIFLHAIVLIVGGAYTYARVPLGFEIAQWFSLDRNPYDKIGHFMQGFVPAIAAREVLIRHQILAKGKMLSFIVICIVLAISATYELIEWAAALALGQGAQEFLGTQGYEWDTQSDMFFALIGAIAALLFLSKWHNQQLNKLISS; encoded by the coding sequence ATGAATCAACCGAAGATTCTATTTTTAGCAGCTATTATTTTAATTTTGTTGCTACTTTTATCTGGCTTACAGCCGTATGATAGAGCGACATGGTTAATGGAAGTTGTTCCTGTCCTCGTTGTTTTACCTATCTTATTTGCAACTTATTCCAGATTTTCACTAACTAATCTCTTGTATAGCCTAATTTTTTTGCATGCAATTGTATTAATCGTCGGTGGGGCATATACCTATGCACGTGTACCTTTAGGTTTTGAGATCGCTCAATGGTTCAGTTTAGATCGAAATCCTTATGACAAGATTGGACATTTTATGCAGGGTTTTGTGCCTGCCATCGCTGCACGGGAAGTTTTGATTAGACATCAGATTTTAGCCAAGGGGAAAATGCTTAGTTTTATTGTGATCTGTATTGTACTAGCCATTAGTGCGACTTATGAATTGATTGAATGGGCAGCTGCATTAGCACTTGGACAAGGTGCGCAAGAGTTTCTTGGTACACAAGGATATGAGTGGGATACTCAATCTGATATGTTCTTTGCCTTAATTGGAGCAATTGCAGCCTTGCTATTCTTATCTAAATGGCATAACCAACAACTCAATAAATTGATCAGTTCATAG
- a CDS encoding bifunctional aconitate hydratase 2/2-methylisocitrate dehydratase — protein MLEAYRQHVEERAALGVPPKPLDDAQTAELVTLLKNPPAGEEAFLVDLLENRVPAGVDQAAYVKAAFLAALAKGEATSPLVTKERAVYLLGTMLGGYNVAPLVELLDNAELAELAAEALKKTLLVFDAFHDVADKAKAGNAAAKAVLQSWAEAEWFTSRADVPEEIKITVFKVTGETNTDDLSPAQDAWSRPDIPLHANAMLKNERDGINPEKPGEVGPLNQIKELIAKGNQVAYVGDVVGTGSSRKSATNSVLWFFGDELPHIPNKKDGGVCLGSKIAPIFFNTMEDAGALPVEIDVANMNMGDEVVLKIDHTAAKVTAFKDGAQIAEAELKTPVLLDEVRAGGRINLIIGRGLTAKAREELGLAPSTLFRTPVQPADTGKGFTQAQKMVGRACGLAEGQGIRPGTYCEPKMTTVGSQDTTGPMTRDELKDLACLGFSADLVMQSFCHTAAYPKPVDVTTHHTLPDFIMNRGGVSLRPGDGIIHSWLNRMLLPDTVGTGGDSHTRFPIGISFPAGSGLVAFAAATGVMPLDMPESVLVKFKGKMQPGITLRDLVHAIPYYAIKAGDLTVEKKGKKNIFSGNILEIDLSEMENDLTVEQAFELSDASAERSAAGCSITLSEEKVAEYLRSNITMLKWMIAEGYGDARTMARRAENMQKWLDNPSLLKADADAEYLKVYEIDLADIKEPILCCPNDPDDAKLLSDVQGDKIDEVFIGSCMTNIGHFRAAGQLLDKVPSGSLSTRLWLAPPTRMDEHQLMEEGLYNIYGRAGARTEMPGCSLCMGNQARVAPNTTCVSTSTRNFPNRLGQGANVYLASAELASVAAVLGKLPSPEEYQQYASQIDSAAADIYKYLNFDKMGEYTKEADQVDTKKIQAAQLT, from the coding sequence GTGCTAGAAGCTTACCGCCAACACGTTGAAGAACGTGCCGCACTCGGAGTCCCACCGAAGCCGCTTGATGATGCTCAAACTGCTGAACTTGTAACTTTATTAAAAAATCCACCAGCAGGCGAAGAAGCATTTTTAGTAGATTTGCTTGAAAACCGTGTTCCAGCAGGTGTTGACCAAGCTGCGTATGTTAAAGCTGCTTTCTTGGCTGCTCTAGCAAAAGGCGAAGCAACTTCTCCACTTGTAACTAAAGAGCGTGCAGTTTACTTACTAGGTACGATGCTTGGTGGTTATAACGTTGCTCCTTTAGTTGAACTTCTTGACAATGCTGAGCTTGCTGAATTAGCTGCAGAAGCATTGAAGAAAACTCTTCTTGTATTTGATGCATTCCATGACGTAGCAGACAAAGCAAAAGCAGGCAATGCTGCGGCTAAAGCTGTTTTACAATCTTGGGCTGAAGCAGAATGGTTCACGAGCCGTGCTGACGTTCCAGAAGAAATCAAAATCACTGTGTTTAAAGTAACAGGTGAGACGAATACTGATGACTTGTCTCCAGCTCAAGACGCTTGGAGCCGTCCAGATATCCCATTACACGCAAATGCAATGTTGAAAAACGAGCGTGACGGTATCAACCCTGAAAAACCAGGTGAAGTTGGTCCATTAAACCAAATCAAAGAATTGATCGCGAAAGGCAACCAAGTTGCTTACGTGGGTGACGTTGTTGGTACGGGTTCAAGCCGTAAATCTGCAACTAACTCTGTACTTTGGTTCTTCGGTGACGAACTTCCACACATTCCAAACAAAAAAGATGGTGGTGTGTGCTTAGGTTCTAAGATCGCTCCAATTTTCTTCAATACAATGGAAGATGCAGGTGCATTACCTGTAGAAATTGACGTTGCTAATATGAACATGGGCGACGAAGTTGTATTGAAAATTGATCATACTGCTGCAAAAGTTACTGCATTCAAAGACGGTGCACAAATTGCAGAAGCTGAGCTTAAAACGCCTGTACTTTTAGACGAAGTACGTGCTGGTGGTCGTATTAACTTGATCATTGGTCGTGGTTTAACTGCGAAAGCACGTGAAGAATTAGGTCTTGCACCTTCTACTTTATTCCGTACGCCAGTACAACCTGCTGACACTGGTAAAGGCTTTACACAAGCTCAGAAGATGGTTGGTCGTGCATGTGGTTTAGCTGAAGGTCAAGGTATACGTCCTGGTACTTACTGTGAACCTAAGATGACAACTGTTGGTTCTCAAGATACAACTGGTCCTATGACTCGTGACGAGTTAAAAGACTTAGCGTGCTTGGGCTTCTCAGCTGACTTAGTGATGCAGTCTTTCTGTCACACTGCTGCGTATCCAAAACCAGTTGACGTAACAACTCACCATACATTACCAGACTTCATCATGAACCGTGGTGGTGTATCTTTACGTCCGGGTGACGGTATTATCCACTCTTGGTTAAACCGTATGTTACTTCCAGATACTGTTGGTACTGGTGGTGACTCACATACTCGTTTCCCAATCGGTATTTCATTCCCAGCGGGTTCTGGTCTTGTTGCGTTCGCAGCTGCAACTGGTGTTATGCCACTTGATATGCCTGAATCTGTACTTGTTAAGTTCAAAGGTAAAATGCAGCCTGGTATCACTTTACGTGACCTTGTACATGCGATTCCTTACTATGCGATCAAAGCTGGTGACTTAACTGTAGAGAAGAAAGGTAAGAAAAACATCTTCTCTGGTAACATCCTTGAGATCGATTTATCAGAAATGGAAAATGACTTGACTGTTGAGCAAGCATTTGAACTTTCTGACGCATCTGCTGAGCGTTCTGCTGCTGGCTGTTCAATTACACTTTCTGAAGAGAAAGTTGCTGAATACTTACGTTCTAACATCACCATGTTGAAGTGGATGATCGCAGAAGGTTATGGCGATGCTCGTACAATGGCGCGCCGTGCTGAAAACATGCAGAAGTGGTTAGACAACCCAAGCTTGTTAAAAGCGGATGCTGATGCAGAATACTTAAAAGTTTACGAAATCGATCTTGCTGACATTAAAGAACCAATTCTTTGCTGCCCGAACGATCCAGATGACGCGAAACTTCTTTCTGATGTTCAAGGCGACAAAATTGATGAAGTATTCATCGGTTCTTGTATGACCAACATTGGTCACTTCCGTGCTGCGGGTCAGTTACTTGACAAAGTACCAAGTGGTTCATTGTCTACTCGTTTATGGTTGGCTCCACCAACACGTATGGACGAGCATCAATTGATGGAAGAAGGTTTATATAACATCTATGGTCGTGCTGGTGCGCGTACAGAGATGCCGGGTTGTTCATTATGTATGGGTAACCAAGCACGTGTAGCACCGAACACTACATGTGTATCTACTTCTACTCGTAACTTCCCGAACCGTTTAGGTCAAGGTGCAAACGTTTACTTAGCTTCTGCTGAGCTTGCATCTGTCGCTGCTGTTCTTGGTAAATTACCAAGCCCAGAAGAATATCAACAGTACGCGTCGCAAATCGACAGTGCTGCTGCTGACATCTACAAATACTTAAACTTCGACAAGATGGGCGAATATACTAAAGAAGCTGATCAAGTTGATACTAAGAAGATCCAAGCTGCTCAATTGACTTAA
- a CDS encoding DUF4124 domain-containing protein, which yields MKPVTLSQLLATIGLILLSFTFQAHAKEYYKWVDSKGVTTYSATPPPTQKQDPQLDPTKKNINTTVTTPSAINVSVANNKEQKNVPTVTTQTAKSTGTTTATSNVTITAASEALIPVKNCNGVRCWDAKGKPYNLVAGTTYLSSIGGKCQKMGNSMRCSK from the coding sequence ATGAAACCTGTCACTTTAAGTCAACTTTTGGCAACTATAGGCTTAATATTGCTCAGCTTTACATTCCAAGCACATGCAAAAGAGTATTATAAATGGGTCGATTCGAAAGGGGTAACGACTTATTCTGCAACACCACCGCCCACTCAGAAGCAAGATCCTCAACTTGATCCAACTAAAAAAAATATAAATACAACGGTGACAACTCCCAGTGCGATAAATGTTTCTGTGGCCAATAACAAAGAACAAAAAAATGTTCCAACGGTAACGACACAAACTGCGAAATCAACAGGTACAACTACTGCAACCTCAAATGTAACCATTACAGCCGCGAGTGAAGCACTGATCCCTGTGAAGAATTGCAATGGTGTAAGATGTTGGGATGCGAAAGGTAAACCTTATAATTTAGTTGCAGGCACAACGTATCTTTCTTCTATAGGCGGTAAATGTCAGAAAATGGGTAATAGCATGCGATGCAGTAAATGA
- a CDS encoding translocation/assembly module TamB domain-containing protein, translating to MTEVEPQLTPPVGPRSERRIMRSVALILSIILLLLVSSLIVMISTDKGSRFLLDRVLQSQKMIRYEYEGGNLLRGIILKNVLVQLKAVDVTLDRADVSLGWRAILNKEIHLSHADVRNLRVINKKPPSGKPFAFDAIKLPFVLRVDEATLDHLEIKTQTSKVGFNDIYLKDALWSGTKLEFKDSKMDMGYLAVQHATGKMDFSGKYPINAKADLIIPSLKTLNIHTIKVVAAGSLDTLKAGIATQTPDLLTGWAVIHPVRDHVPMQGELLFKNYHLPLLQEQKLFAKDGVARFSGDIQKLFLNLDTDLTGEQIPEGKYNALMETDLKNQLNIQDFNGQLMGGSIALKGLVNWHEHVSWDIKGRLDHLNPKDKTVPQIAQDFLPPNLDANLSSSGSMEKGLALSAQLAFDKYETWAVKLNQAASKDHKPQPMLLNVAWKNIDRAVPYIGWLSSEDGHTDIALKQGQQDIYVSTTVKPHEKALLPTGKYDARLDIKSNLLNVENFRYQAAKGSLSGQAKVKLPTEKQQLAWQAQLKAENFNPQTVVATAPVNLLNGDIKATGFAKPNQQIIQLDRIDLKGQIVQSDRIETVALKGKSTAALMFNDQKSGGGFKSFAVDYDGSLNALNQGNGLLKINVAGTPEYIKINELKHDGVAGKIFATGAVNLKDKLGWDINASLVRFKPQYFVSTLKGELSGHVKTQGVWSEKLKRIDIRDLNAAGFLNNKPVRGRGNLTLLLDSNQKGFLPQQFEANNLFFAYAQNQLQATGNAQSLRVKLNAPALYELYPGLQGRAYGVLNVQSQPRLKATANIAVDNFAFNELASIRSLRIQGELPTSEATPTLLVAKVDHLRSGNREIENATINLGGTRKAHVLKVESNNRQSNFYVQLAGGFNQNNEWLGQLQKGHFKSRRIDLVQNQSAAIIYSTAQSELYIGQHCWQSLHSQVCLDQSARISQNKGNFSVVTKDLDLNDFAVFMPEGLAVTGQLNGYARASWAKGSRPKLDASLVTRKGALGLAPDDPQDIATTVTYDELSLIAKSVNDGLLFRVDMKTPDIGTGYANVIVNPFQNGMPMRGEVAFDDVQLKVFKPFIKDVRSMAGTLALAGKINGTLTQPQFTGEMRLKNGAISMISLPVNLNNIQLYSSIRQDSASIDGAFNSGQGVGRLKGSFDWKEDPHLALSLKGDNLLIRQAPMITAIVQPDLNLDVYPFKQQLSLRGTIDVPRARISMPETTAPVVNISPDVRVVQQGQDLLATLKAAKPWDIRADMTLTLGNQVIFQGFESNIPLVGRLHLSQRGLETAMRANGAIGVSQKVKIEAYGQSLDLNRAIARFNGPLANPTLDIDANKSVQGSMVGLRVTGTATVPNVQIYNDAGLSEQEALNALVTGRINEGSSGLSNTEGFKSDVNNTIAAAGISMGLGGTRALTNQIGRTFGLSGLALDAQGTGDDTQVSLTGYITPDLFIRYGIGVFTPVNKLTLRYQMNRRLYLEASQSLERAIDVFYNWRF from the coding sequence ATGACGGAAGTAGAACCGCAACTAACGCCACCAGTTGGACCAAGATCAGAACGACGCATCATGAGAAGTGTTGCGTTAATTTTGTCGATCATACTTTTGTTATTGGTTAGCTCTTTAATCGTTATGATTTCTACCGACAAAGGCAGTCGTTTTTTATTAGATCGGGTACTGCAAAGCCAAAAAATGATTCGTTATGAATATGAGGGTGGAAATTTACTCAGAGGAATCATCCTTAAGAATGTTTTAGTTCAATTAAAAGCTGTAGATGTTACTTTGGATCGTGCTGATGTTTCTCTTGGTTGGCGCGCAATCTTAAATAAAGAAATACATTTAAGTCATGCTGATGTACGTAATCTGAGAGTGATCAACAAAAAACCGCCTTCAGGTAAACCATTTGCCTTTGATGCAATCAAACTTCCATTCGTATTGCGTGTAGATGAAGCAACTCTTGACCATCTTGAGATTAAAACTCAAACATCGAAAGTTGGTTTTAATGATATTTACTTGAAAGATGCCCTATGGTCTGGAACCAAATTAGAGTTTAAAGACTCAAAAATGGATATGGGGTATTTGGCAGTGCAACATGCTACAGGGAAAATGGATTTTAGTGGTAAATATCCAATTAATGCGAAAGCAGATCTAATTATTCCATCGTTAAAAACTTTAAATATTCATACTATTAAAGTTGTTGCAGCGGGATCTTTAGATACATTAAAAGCAGGTATCGCAACACAGACTCCAGATTTATTAACGGGTTGGGCTGTTATACATCCAGTGCGTGATCACGTACCGATGCAAGGCGAACTGCTTTTTAAAAATTATCATTTACCTTTGTTGCAAGAACAGAAATTATTTGCCAAAGATGGTGTGGCAAGATTTAGCGGTGATATTCAAAAATTGTTCCTAAATCTAGATACCGATTTGACAGGTGAGCAAATCCCCGAAGGTAAATACAATGCTTTAATGGAGACAGATCTAAAGAATCAATTGAATATTCAAGACTTTAATGGTCAATTAATGGGTGGATCTATTGCGCTCAAAGGTTTAGTCAATTGGCATGAACATGTTTCATGGGATATTAAAGGTCGTTTGGATCATTTAAACCCTAAAGATAAAACTGTTCCGCAAATCGCACAGGATTTTTTACCGCCTAATTTAGATGCTAATTTAAGTTCATCAGGGTCTATGGAAAAAGGTTTGGCTTTAAGTGCACAGCTTGCTTTTGATAAATATGAAACTTGGGCTGTTAAACTCAATCAAGCTGCATCGAAAGATCACAAACCGCAGCCGATGCTGCTAAATGTGGCATGGAAAAATATAGATCGGGCAGTCCCTTATATTGGTTGGTTGAGTAGCGAAGACGGTCATACCGACATCGCCTTAAAACAAGGTCAACAAGATATCTATGTTTCTACAACAGTGAAACCTCATGAGAAAGCATTATTACCAACAGGTAAATATGATGCCCGTCTTGATATAAAATCAAATCTGCTGAATGTTGAAAACTTTCGTTATCAGGCTGCGAAAGGGAGTTTGTCGGGGCAAGCAAAAGTTAAATTACCTACTGAAAAGCAACAGTTAGCGTGGCAGGCTCAGCTTAAAGCCGAGAATTTCAATCCACAAACAGTCGTTGCTACTGCACCTGTTAATCTATTAAATGGCGATATTAAAGCAACTGGTTTTGCAAAACCGAATCAACAAATCATTCAACTTGATCGTATTGATTTAAAAGGTCAAATTGTTCAGTCAGATCGTATAGAAACCGTTGCATTAAAAGGCAAAAGTACAGCCGCTTTAATGTTTAATGATCAGAAGTCTGGTGGAGGTTTTAAAAGTTTTGCTGTTGACTACGATGGTTCATTAAATGCATTAAATCAAGGCAATGGATTGTTGAAAATCAACGTGGCAGGAACACCAGAATATATAAAAATTAATGAGTTAAAACATGATGGTGTGGCAGGTAAGATTTTTGCTACAGGTGCTGTGAATCTAAAAGATAAACTTGGTTGGGATATCAATGCATCTTTAGTACGCTTCAAACCACAGTATTTTGTTTCAACTCTTAAAGGTGAACTCTCAGGGCATGTTAAAACACAAGGTGTTTGGTCTGAAAAGCTTAAGCGCATTGATATTCGGGATTTAAACGCGGCAGGTTTTCTCAATAATAAACCTGTTCGTGGTCGTGGCAATCTTACTTTATTGTTAGACTCCAATCAGAAAGGTTTTTTACCGCAACAGTTTGAAGCCAATAACTTATTTTTTGCCTATGCTCAAAACCAGTTACAAGCCACAGGCAATGCACAAAGTTTAAGAGTGAAACTGAATGCTCCAGCCTTGTATGAACTTTATCCGGGTTTGCAAGGTCGTGCCTACGGCGTTTTAAACGTTCAATCACAACCACGTTTAAAAGCAACAGCCAATATTGCCGTGGATAATTTTGCATTTAATGAATTGGCGAGTATTCGATCTTTACGTATTCAAGGTGAATTGCCTACTTCTGAAGCAACACCTACATTATTAGTTGCCAAAGTTGATCATTTACGTAGTGGTAATCGTGAAATAGAAAATGCAACGATTAACTTAGGTGGTACGCGCAAAGCACATGTATTAAAAGTTGAAAGTAATAATCGCCAATCTAATTTTTATGTACAGCTTGCAGGTGGTTTCAATCAGAACAATGAATGGTTAGGACAATTACAAAAAGGTCACTTTAAATCACGCCGTATTGATTTAGTACAAAATCAAAGCGCAGCGATCATTTATTCTACAGCCCAATCTGAACTTTATATTGGACAGCATTGTTGGCAAAGTCTGCATAGTCAGGTTTGTTTAGATCAATCGGCACGTATTAGCCAAAATAAAGGTAATTTTTCAGTTGTTACAAAAGATCTAGATTTAAATGATTTTGCGGTATTTATGCCAGAAGGTTTAGCAGTTACTGGTCAACTGAATGGTTATGCTCGAGCTTCGTGGGCTAAAGGTAGTCGCCCAAAACTAGATGCAAGTTTAGTCACACGCAAAGGGGCATTGGGCCTTGCACCTGATGATCCTCAAGATATTGCGACCACAGTTACCTATGATGAATTGAGCTTAATTGCGAAAAGTGTCAATGATGGCTTGTTATTCCGTGTGGATATGAAAACACCAGACATTGGTACAGGTTACGCTAACGTGATCGTGAATCCATTTCAAAATGGAATGCCAATGCGTGGTGAAGTTGCTTTTGATGATGTACAACTCAAAGTATTCAAGCCATTTATTAAAGATGTACGTTCAATGGCGGGCACATTAGCACTGGCTGGAAAAATTAATGGCACACTGACTCAACCACAATTTACAGGTGAAATGCGCTTAAAAAATGGTGCAATTAGTATGATTTCACTGCCTGTAAATCTAAACAACATTCAGCTTTATTCGTCTATTCGACAAGATTCAGCAAGTATTGATGGTGCGTTCAACAGTGGACAAGGGGTTGGACGATTAAAAGGTAGCTTTGATTGGAAAGAAGATCCTCATCTCGCACTTAGCTTGAAAGGCGATAATCTTTTAATTCGACAAGCGCCGATGATTACCGCAATCGTGCAACCAGATTTAAATTTGGATGTTTACCCATTTAAACAACAATTGAGTTTAAGAGGAACGATTGATGTACCACGTGCTCGTATTTCAATGCCAGAGACTACTGCACCAGTTGTAAATATTTCACCAGATGTACGAGTCGTACAGCAAGGACAAGATTTGCTTGCGACATTGAAAGCAGCTAAACCGTGGGATATTCGTGCGGATATGACACTGACATTGGGCAATCAAGTGATCTTCCAAGGTTTTGAAAGTAATATTCCATTGGTTGGTCGCTTGCATTTATCACAACGTGGTTTAGAAACTGCAATGCGAGCAAATGGTGCAATTGGTGTAAGTCAGAAAGTGAAGATTGAAGCTTATGGTCAAAGCTTAGATTTGAACCGAGCAATCGCACGTTTTAATGGTCCACTTGCGAATCCAACACTTGATATTGATGCGAATAAATCAGTCCAAGGTAGTATGGTTGGTTTGCGTGTTACTGGGACAGCAACCGTTCCAAATGTTCAAATTTATAATGATGCAGGTTTATCTGAACAAGAAGCATTGAATGCGCTAGTTACAGGTCGTATCAATGAAGGAAGTAGCGGCCTAAGTAATACAGAAGGCTTTAAATCTGATGTAAATAATACCATTGCAGCCGCAGGCATCAGTATGGGCTTAGGAGGAACGCGCGCGTTAACGAATCAGATCGGTCGAACATTTGGTCTCAGTGGTTTAGCACTTGATGCACAGGGTACAGGTGATGACACCCAAGTGAGTTTAACGGGCTATATCACGCCAGACCTGTTTATTCGTTATGGTATAGGCGTGTTTACACCTGTAAATAAATTGACCTTGCGTTATCAAATGAATCGCCGTTTATACTTAGAAGCAAGTCAATCTTTAGAGCGAGCCATTGACGTATTCTATAACTGGCGCTTTTAA
- a CDS encoding autotransporter assembly complex protein TamA, with protein sequence MSSKANFKQLTLVHSMHLIFKMQSFPKLICSTFLITSCISTACAQEQLTDTSNNKTVDQQSLNQVKSDQNTEDTSTVLSSSTNQSLVNQAEQDSLLALKQQEQSNNQINELKPIQLDDNLENLPVIPVDQTMANEIFREAESAKNEAQAYRESTSKNPPTVVNDISQPELIEITKAPVDINRLMQDIQTDSKIVVEANETGRTLPEFQTQSDQPKEKVGFFRKIWNRFHPDNLMGAEKIPRITADVTGAPPALAANIKAKLSSFTQESFEDFNVALPQLRVLTNQAAQAVGYYNATYKFERVSDNKVKVIVTPNEPVRIKEQNIEFSGAGENLPQFQVLRLIPEQDKGDIFNHGKYETTKTKIVNAASDNGFFDSYWRLHDVKISQPEKVAEINLKYETGERYKLKQVEYRMSDPTKPLPLTQKVLDSLAPWKEGDDYAFWRVNALANNLTNTRYFNYTLVDTIKPDPVQPTIELAPDLQALVDQQKIQQSQLLNSQQKAELARQKVTSAQEVTQNVVDETQFSGGQPPQAYALARSMPLSHEHDDDEDERHKLEEQTRIEKKIPVVVTLNADRLNSLETGIGYGTDTGARVRSQYRRAIVNKYGHAFDANIEVSQIRQSIDGRYSIPYKHPLNDYFNLVGGYEREERNDIGPDINLLVESAVLGGERVIKNPLGDWQHIIGLRYRLDRLTKKGDIDINELPDAFKVSGIDSEQESLLFGYELSKTNSNSRLNPTKGFKQTYKLELGTESLFSNANMAILTGGWRFIYSLGENENHQFVGRADTSYIFTDDFKKVPYNLRFFTGGDQSLRGFDYKSLSPEENGFKIGGQALGVGSLEYNYQFKDGWRAAIFSDFGNAYDKQFSNPTEYSIGVGIRWRSPIGPIRLDVASGISNDNNPIRLHFFIGSQL encoded by the coding sequence ATGTCATCTAAAGCTAATTTTAAACAGTTAACGTTGGTTCATTCTATGCATTTAATATTTAAAATGCAGAGCTTTCCTAAACTTATTTGTAGCACTTTTTTAATTACTTCTTGTATATCAACTGCTTGTGCGCAAGAACAATTAACAGATACATCAAATAATAAAACCGTAGACCAACAGTCTTTGAATCAAGTTAAATCTGATCAAAATACTGAGGACACATCAACTGTTTTATCAAGCAGTACAAATCAGTCTCTTGTTAATCAAGCCGAACAAGACAGCTTGTTGGCATTGAAACAGCAAGAGCAGTCTAATAATCAGATTAATGAATTAAAACCGATTCAGCTTGATGATAATTTAGAAAATTTGCCAGTTATCCCTGTTGATCAAACAATGGCAAATGAAATTTTTCGTGAGGCTGAGAGTGCAAAAAATGAGGCCCAAGCTTATCGAGAAAGTACGTCAAAAAATCCGCCAACAGTTGTTAATGACATTTCACAGCCTGAACTGATAGAAATTACTAAGGCTCCAGTGGATATTAATCGGCTGATGCAAGACATTCAAACCGACAGTAAGATTGTCGTTGAAGCAAATGAAACGGGTCGGACATTACCAGAGTTTCAAACACAAAGTGATCAGCCTAAAGAAAAAGTCGGGTTCTTCCGAAAAATATGGAATCGTTTTCACCCAGATAACTTGATGGGTGCAGAGAAAATTCCGCGTATTACCGCTGATGTAACTGGTGCTCCCCCTGCGTTGGCTGCAAATATAAAAGCAAAATTATCAAGTTTTACTCAAGAATCTTTTGAAGACTTTAACGTCGCTTTACCTCAGTTAAGAGTGTTGACCAATCAGGCTGCACAAGCTGTAGGCTATTATAATGCCACGTATAAATTTGAACGGGTAAGTGATAATAAAGTTAAAGTCATTGTGACACCGAATGAACCCGTCCGTATTAAAGAGCAAAATATTGAATTTTCTGGTGCGGGTGAAAACTTGCCTCAATTCCAAGTTTTACGTTTGATCCCAGAACAAGACAAAGGGGACATTTTTAATCACGGTAAATATGAAACAACAAAAACAAAGATAGTGAATGCCGCATCAGATAACGGTTTTTTTGATAGTTATTGGCGTTTGCATGATGTCAAAATTAGCCAGCCAGAAAAAGTAGCTGAAATTAATCTAAAATATGAGACGGGTGAGCGATATAAACTTAAACAAGTTGAGTATCGTATGAGCGATCCAACTAAGCCATTGCCTTTAACTCAAAAAGTTTTAGATAGTTTGGCACCTTGGAAAGAGGGTGATGACTATGCATTTTGGCGTGTAAATGCCTTAGCAAATAACTTAACGAATACACGTTACTTTAATTACACATTGGTAGATACGATTAAACCTGACCCAGTTCAGCCTACTATAGAGTTAGCGCCAGATCTTCAAGCTTTAGTCGATCAACAGAAAATCCAACAATCCCAATTGCTAAATAGTCAACAGAAAGCAGAATTGGCAAGACAAAAAGTAACTTCTGCCCAAGAAGTGACGCAAAATGTCGTTGATGAAACACAATTCTCTGGAGGTCAACCCCCTCAAGCCTATGCTCTAGCACGCTCTATGCCCTTATCACATGAACATGATGATGACGAAGATGAACGCCATAAATTAGAAGAGCAAACGAGAATTGAGAAAAAAATTCCAGTCGTAGTCACGCTTAATGCAGATCGTTTGAATAGTTTAGAAACTGGTATTGGTTACGGTACAGACACGGGTGCTCGTGTGCGTAGTCAATACAGACGAGCAATTGTGAATAAATATGGCCATGCATTTGATGCCAATATTGAGGTGTCACAAATTCGTCAATCTATAGATGGGCGATACAGCATCCCTTATAAACATCCACTCAACGATTACTTTAACCTTGTGGGTGGTTACGAGCGCGAAGAGCGCAATGACATTGGCCCAGATATTAATTTATTGGTTGAGTCCGCTGTTTTAGGTGGTGAACGTGTTATTAAAAATCCTTTGGGTGATTGGCAACATATCATTGGTTTACGTTACCGTTTAGATCGTCTAACTAAAAAAGGTGATATTGATATCAATGAATTACCTGATGCTTTTAAAGTATCAGGGATTGATTCGGAACAAGAGTCCTTGTTATTTGGATATGAACTTTCTAAGACCAATAGTAATTCTCGCTTGAATCCAACTAAAGGCTTTAAGCAAACCTACAAGCTTGAATTAGGGACAGAGTCATTATTCTCAAATGCAAATATGGCAATTTTGACAGGCGGCTGGCGTTTTATTTATTCATTGGGTGAAAATGAAAATCACCAATTTGTAGGTCGAGCTGACACTAGTTATATTTTCACAGATGATTTTAAAAAAGTGCCTTATAACCTCCGTTTCTTTACAGGTGGAGACCAGTCTTTACGCGGTTTCGATTACAAAAGTCTTTCACCAGAGGAGAACGGTTTTAAAATCGGTGGACAAGCTTTAGGTGTAGGATCTTTAGAGTACAATTATCAGTTTAAAGATGGTTGGCGAGCAGCAATTTTCTCTGATTTTGGTAATGCCTATGACAAACAGTTTAGTAATCCAACCGAATATAGTATTGGAGTGGGTATCCGTTGGAGATCACCAATAGGACCAATACGGCTTGATGTGGCATCTGGTATTTCCAATGACAATAACCCGATCCGATTACATTTTTTCATCGGCTCACAGCTTTAA